In Brachypodium distachyon strain Bd21 chromosome 2, Brachypodium_distachyon_v3.0, whole genome shotgun sequence, one genomic interval encodes:
- the LOC100823256 gene encoding probable receptor-like protein kinase At1g11050 — translation MATTVSGFIRPLLLVYLMMRAAAAVGGVNSSAACPLDLSYVKTFPWDPAPCSPTSSNRTACCTTLLSVFGIGLAARLRSTGRFRLPSAPASAACIAAFSDALASPPLLLPPSSSSGCFPDPAQFAISPTFCAGVTTAAEYAAAVGDASVVASLNASCGADLAAMPLCSACLDAGIRASARLTAKAGDRAKSLSCFYLTVLYAAGVASNAGPVSPATASCTLGLALSTPASPSSSSTATPSSSSSPISHTHIAVATTIPIASVLLVSLIALLLLWTKRRDDGIKRTSRNRLSEERSRSRASRERPNTGSVLFEFGELARATGGFAERNVIGRGGFGVVYRGVLPGDGSVVAVKKMLDPDVEGGDEEFTNEVEIISQFRHRNLVPLRGCCITTATNDADDDDDHQGDNKQMLLVYDYMPNGSLDRYIFAAQEGDGAAAALMPWAQRRSVILDVARGLEYMHHGVKPGIYHRDVKATNILLDADMRARVADFGLARRSRDGQSHLTTRVAGTHGYLAPEYALYGQLTEKSDVYSFGVLLLEAMSGRRALDLSDPSGMVLITDWAWARVRAGRAREVLAETLRREAGEEEECRPTSVQAAVAMVMERFVLVGILCAHVTVACRPTMPEALRMLEGDVDVPDLPDRPQPFGQRIAFDQGIEGSFSTSSVLSGPFVDFGDMLR, via the coding sequence ATGGCGACCACCGTCTCGGGGTTCATCcggcctctcctcctcgtctaCCTGATGatgcgagcggcggcggcggtcgggggcGTCAACTCGTCCGCCGCGTGCCCGCTCGACCTGTCCTACGTGAAAACGTTCCCGTGGGACCCCGCGCCGTGCTCGCCGACGTCGTCGAACCGCACGGCCTGCTGCACGACGCTCCTCTCCGTGTTCGGCATCGGCCTGGCCGCGCGGCTCCGGTCCAcgggccgcttccgcctcccGTCCGCTCCGGCCTCCGCGGCCTGCATCGCGGCCTTCTCCGACgcgctcgcctcgccgccgctcttgcTCCCGCCGTCCTCCTCTTCCGGCTGCTTCCCGGACCCGGCCCAGTTCGCCATCTCCCCGACCTTCTGCGCGGGGGTCACCACGGCCGCGGAGTACGCGGCCGCCGTGGGGGACGCCTCCGTCGTCGCGAGCCTCAACGCCTCCTGCGGCGCCGACCTCGCAGCCATGCCGCTCTGCTCTGCCTGTCTCGACGCCGGCATCCGCGCGTCGGCTCGGCTTACCGCCAAGGCCGGGGACAGGGCCAAGTCGCTCAGCTGCTTCTACCTCACCGTGCTATACGCGGCCGGCGTCGCCAGCAACGCCGGGCCCGTTTCCCCCGCCACAGCCAGCTGCACCCTCGGCCTCGCTCTCTCCACCCCGGcatcaccatcatcatcgtcTACGGCTACgcccagctccagctccagccccaTCAGCCACACTCACATCGCGGTCGCGACCACCATCCCGATCGCCTCCGTGCTGCTCGTCTCCCTCATCGCGCTGCTTCTCCTTTGGACCAAGCGCCGTGACGACGGCATCAAGAGGACCAGCCGCAACCGCTTGTCCGAGGAGCGGTCTCGGAGTCGGGCATCACGGGAGCGGCCCAACACGGGGTCGGTGCTGTTCGAGTTCGGGGAGCTGGCGAGGGCGACGGGCGGGTTCGCGGAGCGGAACGTGATCGGGCGAGGCGGGTTCGGGGTCGTGTACCGCGGCGTGCTCCCTGGGGACGGCTCCGTGGTGGCCGTGAAGAAGATGCTGGACCCGGACGTGgagggcggcgacgaggagttCACCAACGAGGTGGAGATCATCAGCCAGTTCCGGCACCGCAACCTCGTGCCCCTGCGCGGCTGCTGCATTACTACTGCCACCAatgacgccgacgacgacgatgaccaTCAGGGCGACAACAAGCAGATGCTGCTCGTGTACGACTACATGCCCAACGGCTCGCTGGACCGCTACATCTTCGCCGCCCAGGAGGGCGACGGGGCCGCCGCGGCGTTGATGCCGTGGGCGCAGCGGAGGAGCGTGATCCTGGACGTGGCGAGGGGGCTGGAGTACATGCACCACGGGGTGAAGCCGGGGATCTACCACCGGGACGTCAAGGCGACCAACATACTCCTGGACGCGGACATGCGGGCGCGCGTGGCGGACTTCGGGCTGGCGCGCCGGAGCCGGGACGGGCAGTCGCACCTCACGACGCGCGTGGCGGGCACGCACGGGTACCTGGCGCCCGAGTACGCGCTCTACGGGCAGCTCACGGAGAAGagcgacgtgtacagcttcggcgtgctgctgctggaggcCATGAGCGGCCGGCGCGCGCTCGACCTGTCGGACCCGTCCGGGATGGTGCTCATCACGGACTGGGCGTGGGCGCGTGTCAGGGCCGGACGGGCCAGGGAGGTGCTCGCCGAGACGCTGCGGCgcgaggcgggggaggaggaggagtgccGCCCGACTAGCGTGCAGGCCGCCGTGGCCATGGTCATGGAGAGGTTCGTGCTCGTCGGGATCCTGTGCGCGCACGTCACGGTGGCGTGCCGCCCCACCATGCCCGAGGCGCTGAGGATGCTGGAGGGGGACGTGGACGTGCCGGACTTGCCCGACCGGCCGCAGCCGTTCGGACAGAGGATCGCGTTCGACCAAGGCATCGAAGGCAGTTTCAGCACCTCGTCCGTGCTCAGCGGCCCGTTCGTCGACTTCGGCGACATGCTCAGGTGA
- the LOC100823553 gene encoding MADS-box transcription factor 2-like — translation MGRGKIEIKRIENPANRQVTFSKRRHGILKKAKEISVLCDAEVGVVIFSSAGKLYEFCSSKTSLSRILEKYQINSGKILWDEKHKSLSAEIDRIKKENDNMQIELRHLKGEDLNSLQPKELIMIEEALDNGLTNVHEKQMEHWDRLIKSGKMLEDENKLLAFKLHQHDIALSGSLRDLELGYHTERDFAAQMPITFRVQPSHPNLQENN, via the exons atGGGGCGCGGGAAGATCGAGATCAAGCGGATCGAGAACCCCGCCAACCGACAGGTGACCTTCTCGAAGCGCCGGCACGGGATCCTcaagaaggccaaggagatcagCGTGCTGTGCGACGCCGAGGTCGGCGTCGTCATCTTCTCCAGCGCCGGCAAGCTCTACGAGTTCTGCTCCTCCAAGACCTC GCTATCCAGAATCTTGGAGAAGTACCAGATCAACTCTGGGAAGATACTATGGGATGAGAAGCACAAG AGCCTTAGTGCAGAGATCGACCGAATTAAAAAAGAGAACGATAACATGCAGATTGAGCTCAG GCACTTGAAAGGCGAAGATCTGAACTCGCTGCAACCAAAAGAGTTGATCATGATTGAGGAAGCACTTGATAATGGGCTGACAAACGTGCATGAAAAACAG ATGGAGCACTGGGACAGGCTCATTAAAAGC GGTAAAATGCTGGAAGACGAGAACAAGCTGTTGGCTTTTAAACTG CACCAGCATGACATCGCGCTGAGCGGGAGCTTGAGGGATCTTGAGCTTGGGTACCATACAGAAAGGGACTTTGCAGCCCAGATGCCGATCACCTTCCGCGTGCAGCCTAGCCACCCCAACCTGCAGGAGAACAACTAA